The genomic window AACATGTCATAACGTGCCATCGTAAAGAACAGATCCGATAAACGATTCACGAACGCCATGATCCCGGCAGGAACCGGGTCTTTCCGATTCAATGTCCACAAGCGGCGTTCGGCCCTGCGGGTGATCGTACGGGCCAATTGGAGGTGCGCCGAAACAGGTGTGCCTCCCGGAAGGATAAAATACCCGTTATCCTCCATCTGGGCGGATAGATCATCGATATGGGACTCACAAAAGACGGTCAAATCATCGGGAAGCGGATTCGGATTCTGATCACGGATCGCCGATGGTGTCGCCACATGAGACATCACGGCCATCATCTCACGCTGTATCCTACCCAGCAACACCTGCCATTCATGATCGGGAGGCAGCAACGTACGGACAATACCGATCTCGGCGTTCAACTCATCCAACGTCCCATTCGCCTCGATACGGATGTCATCCTTATCGACACGCTCACCGCCATGTATGCCGGTTTTTCCTTTATCTCCTCCACGGGTATATATTCTCATAGGATACTCATTTTAGGACTTATGAAAAAAGACTACCGTATTCCGGTGATAAACACTATAGTATTCATCTTCAAACACTACTGTGTTTATCCACGAATACTATAGTGTTCTCACACGAACACAGTAGTCTTTTCTATTCGTTAATCAAAGAAGTGCTTAAACTTACTGAAGATTTTCTCTTTCATCGTCTTATTAGGCTGGAAGTTCGGTGAATTCTCCAATCCGTTCAGCGTCTCTTTCTCCGTAGACGACAAAGTCTCGGGGATATATACACTCACGTTCACCAACAGATCGCCCGTACCATAACTATTGATGGAAGGAAGTCCTTTATTACGCAAACGAAGCACCTTACCCGGCTGCGTACCCGGCTCGATCTTCAATTTCGCCTTCCCGTCAATGGTCGGGACCTCTACCGTGGCTCCCAAGGCTGCTTGCGGAACACTCAATAGCAGGTTGTATAACAGATCGTTCTCATCACGAATCAACTCCGGATGCGGTTCCTCCTCGATAAGGATCAATAAGTCACCGTTGATTCCACCATGTCGTGCGGCGTTGCCTTTACCATTCATGGAGAGTTGCATGCCCTCGGCTACACCGGCAGGGATATTGATCGTGATAATCTCATCGTCGCGAACGACGCCCTCACCATTACACTCCGTACATTTCTTGACAACGATCTTGCCCTCGCCACCACAAGTAGGGCAAGTCGTCTGCGTCTGCATCTGCCCTAGGATCGTGTTGGCGATACGGGTAACGACACCGCTACCTTTACACGTATCACACGTTTTCACACCCTCCGAGCCTTCCGCCCCGCTACCGTGACAATGCGAACAAGGCACATACTTCTTCACCTTGATCTTCTTTTCCACGCCGTTAGCGATCTCTTTCAGGTTCAGCTTCACCTTCACACGCAAGTCCGATCCACGGTTCACACGGCGTCCTCCACGAGAACCGCCGAAACCACCGAAGCCACCAAAACCGCCAAAATGTCCACCAAAGATGTCGCCGAACTGTGAGAAAATATCCTCCATGGACATACCACCACCGAAGCCGCCACCTTGTGAAGCCCCGCCGACACCCGCATGACCGAATTGATCATAACGCTGACGCTTTTGCGGATCGCTCAACACGTCGTATGCCTCAGCCGCCTCCTTAAAGTTCTCCTCCGCTTGCTTATCGCCCGGGTTCTTATCCGGGTGGAATTGTATCGCCTTCTTGCGGTACGCTTTCTTTATCTCATCCGCCGAAGCATTCTTCTCAACGCCCAGCACTTCATAGTAATCCCTTTTAGCCATCCTTGTATTTGTTATTTGCCGATTTTCCGATTATTCTCCCACTACTACTTTAGCGTGACGTATTACCTTGTCAAATAAGGTATATCCAGTTTGTACGCAATCCAATACCTTGCCCTTCATGTCCGGTTCCGGAGCGGGAATCGTAGCGATAGCCTCAAACTCCTCCGTATCGAACGGCTTGCCTATGGCCTCGATCGGCTTCACGCCCTGCTGAGACAGATAGCCCATGAACTTACCGAAAATCAAGTCCACGCCTTCTTTAACGGCCTCTACATCCTCCGCCGCACGGACGTTCTGCAAGGCACGCTCGAAATCGTCGATAATAGGAAGAAGGTTCTTTAACGCACCCTCGCCGCCAGTCTTGATCAAATCGGCCTTCTCACGCATCGTACGTTTACGGTAATTGTCAAACTCTGCCATCAAGCGCAGGTGGGAATCGTTCAATTCGTTATATTTCTTTTGCAAGGCTTCCACCTCACCCGACACATTGTCAGAGCCGGCAGCTTCATCTGCCGCATTTGACTGTTCTTCCTGCAAATTTGTCGCTTCCTCATTATTCACGTTTTCGTTTTTTGAAGCGTTTTCTTTTTTCTCGTTTGGATTCATCTTGCTCATAATCTATCTGATTTTTTTCATTACTAACTAATTGTAAGCGAAATACGTTACCACATAAATACCCTTAAAAAGTATATACACAGCATCCATATCAAGTTCATACACTATTATAGCAGCAAATATATTGCCAACTATTCCACCACATCAAAAATATCTTTACCTTTGCCTATGTTTTAAACGAAACAGGTATTTTTAGAGTAAATAAAATTCCAGAATATGATGAGAAGTGTGATTTTATCAACGTTGCTATTAGTATTGGCGGTCTGTACGGTTTCCGCCCAAAACAGGAATACATCCATCTGCCGACTAGGCTTCACATACGATATCAGCCAGAGCAAGAACTGGGGAAACAACAAGCCGGTCATTAAAAGTATCATCCCTTATTCATCCGCCGAGCAAGCAGGTATTAAGAAATATGACGTGATCGAGGAGATCAACGGGGTACCCGTGACGGAGGTATCTGTCGACGAGATCCCTCAACTGCTGAATCCCGCCGGAAGAAACGATGTCCTATTGACTATCAGCAACCTTTCCTCTCCTTCTAAACAAGTATTGGTAAAGAAGGACTGCAAGAAAAGTAACGCCATCACGGAAGACCAGCTGGCGTCCGCCTATGCGATGTATAGCTTGGAGACAACCAATGAGCAAGAATTCGTATGCCCGTTCAAGACTACCGTCACATCCGACGGCGTAGATTTCGGTAACTTCAAGACATTCGCCTTCTCGACCATCGACGAGAATAACCGTAAACTGGAAACGGTCATCAACGAATGCATCGAGAACGAGTTGACCAAAAAAGGACTTACGGTTGATATCGCGAAGCCGGATTTATTGATACAGACTTTCTATTTTTTCGATAAGAACCCGAACTATCTGGGAGCGAATAAAGTATTGGTAGAAAAAGAACCGACTTACCGGTACAACTTCTCGCACAGTAAGATGGAGAAATTCCCGTTCTTGAATTACGCCGCCGCCGAAGCGGAAGCCGAATATCTGTTGCAATTCGGTATCCGTATCATCGATCAAAAAGATATCCCCGGACGTGTACTCTGGGAATGTGAGGCGAACGAGTTGCTGGAAGACTCTTATCGTTTAGACGAATACGCCCGGGTGCATGTCCCGTTGATGTGTATGCAATACCCATACACGAAATACGGACGTAACGTACCGTTCAAGGTGAGCAAGAAGACCTATAATTATACGGGGATCAGCTACGATATCGATAAATTGGATCAAGTGGTTGACGTAGATCGTAACTCTCCCGCTTATGCGGCAGGCATCCGTCCCCGTGACATTATAGAAAAGATCGGCCGCCATAAGATGGATCATTCGGCAGAGGAGTTCTCATCCGCCTACAAACGCTTTATCACGAACACGATGCAATATCGTGATCCGAAGACGATGTTTACGGATGCGAACGGTTTCAAGTATTGCATGTTCTGGGACGTATTCAAATATCCCCAAATAGCGGATGCGTCGCAAAGCTCCGATTACTTGCCGGCGTTCTCTTATTTATACTATTTCGCCCCTTATATTAATCCGTCCGGCAACAACGCCTGTACATTTAATATAAAGCGTGGCAAGACAAAATTAGAAGTAATTATCCGTCCTACCATTCGCTCTGAAGTGACGGTAGAGATCAAATAAAGATTTTACAAACACGTGATATATCCACAAAATTTTGAACAAAAGACGGGCTTTGATAAGATCCGTCACTTAATCACAGAAAAATGTTTAAGCCCGCTCGGGGAAGAGCGGGTAGCGGAGATGGGATTCTCCGCCGATTTCGAGGTCGTATCCAAGCGATTGGAACAAACCGATGAGTTTATCCGTATCCTACACGGAGACACGGAATTCCCTGCCAGTTATTTCTTCGACGTGCGCTATTCCTTGAAACGGATTCGGCCGGAAGGTACTTGGCTGGATGAACGGGAGTTGTTCGACCTCAAACGTTCCTTGCAAACGATCAATGACATCGTACGCTTCTTCAAGCCTATGGACGATGAGGAAATCAAGTATCCGGCCTTGACTGAATTGGCGGGAGATATCTTTGTCTTCCCCCAATTGATTGGAAAGATCGATAGTATCCTCGATAAATTCGGCAAGGTCAAGGACAGTGCTTCCTCCACCCTATCGCAAATCCGCAGGGAAATGACGATCACGATGAGCGGTATTTCCCGCAGCCTGCAATCCATCCTCCGTGCGGCACAATCGGACGGGGTTGTCGATAAGGACGTGACACCGACCATGCGCGACGGTCGTTTGATGATCCCGGTAGCCCCGGCCTTCAAACGAAAGATAAAAGGTATCGTACATGATGAGTCCGCCAGTGGCAAGACGGTCTTTATAGAGCCGGAGGTGGTCGTGGAAGCGAATAACC from Parabacteroides distasonis ATCC 8503 includes these protein-coding regions:
- a CDS encoding cob(I)yrinic acid a,c-diamide adenosyltransferase, whose translation is MRIYTRGGDKGKTGIHGGERVDKDDIRIEANGTLDELNAEIGIVRTLLPPDHEWQVLLGRIQREMMAVMSHVATPSAIRDQNPNPLPDDLTVFCESHIDDLSAQMEDNGYFILPGGTPVSAHLQLARTITRRAERRLWTLNRKDPVPAGIMAFVNRLSDLFFTMARYDMFRQGNAEERWQSFLYKRKNKS
- the dnaJ gene encoding molecular chaperone DnaJ, with translation MAKRDYYEVLGVEKNASADEIKKAYRKKAIQFHPDKNPGDKQAEENFKEAAEAYDVLSDPQKRQRYDQFGHAGVGGASQGGGFGGGMSMEDIFSQFGDIFGGHFGGFGGFGGFGGSRGGRRVNRGSDLRVKVKLNLKEIANGVEKKIKVKKYVPCSHCHGSGAEGSEGVKTCDTCKGSGVVTRIANTILGQMQTQTTCPTCGGEGKIVVKKCTECNGEGVVRDDEIITINIPAGVAEGMQLSMNGKGNAARHGGINGDLLILIEEEPHPELIRDENDLLYNLLLSVPQAALGATVEVPTIDGKAKLKIEPGTQPGKVLRLRNKGLPSINSYGTGDLLVNVSVYIPETLSSTEKETLNGLENSPNFQPNKTMKEKIFSKFKHFFD
- a CDS encoding nucleotide exchange factor GrpE: MSKMNPNEKKENASKNENVNNEEATNLQEEQSNAADEAAGSDNVSGEVEALQKKYNELNDSHLRLMAEFDNYRKRTMREKADLIKTGGEGALKNLLPIIDDFERALQNVRAAEDVEAVKEGVDLIFGKFMGYLSQQGVKPIEAIGKPFDTEEFEAIATIPAPEPDMKGKVLDCVQTGYTLFDKVIRHAKVVVGE
- a CDS encoding DUF4136 domain-containing protein, with the translated sequence MMRSVILSTLLLVLAVCTVSAQNRNTSICRLGFTYDISQSKNWGNNKPVIKSIIPYSSAEQAGIKKYDVIEEINGVPVTEVSVDEIPQLLNPAGRNDVLLTISNLSSPSKQVLVKKDCKKSNAITEDQLASAYAMYSLETTNEQEFVCPFKTTVTSDGVDFGNFKTFAFSTIDENNRKLETVINECIENELTKKGLTVDIAKPDLLIQTFYFFDKNPNYLGANKVLVEKEPTYRYNFSHSKMEKFPFLNYAAAEAEAEYLLQFGIRIIDQKDIPGRVLWECEANELLEDSYRLDEYARVHVPLMCMQYPYTKYGRNVPFKVSKKTYNYTGISYDIDKLDQVVDVDRNSPAYAAGIRPRDIIEKIGRHKMDHSAEEFSSAYKRFITNTMQYRDPKTMFTDANGFKYCMFWDVFKYPQIADASQSSDYLPAFSYLYYFAPYINPSGNNACTFNIKRGKTKLEVIIRPTIRSEVTVEIK